In a single window of the Pelagibacterium sp. 26DY04 genome:
- the pcaQ gene encoding pca operon transcription factor PcaQ, with translation MIETRIRFRHLHTFIEVARHNSVGRAARVMGVTQPAVTKTIRELEDILGKELLEKEGRGVRITRYGEVFLRHAGASVAAVQNGIDSLSRVNAGPPVRIGALPTVSARIMPLAMQRFLSERTDSPVRIVTGENQVLLEQLRTGTLDLVIGRLAAPEQMSGLRFEYLYSEQVRFIVRNGHPLLTDIHFDFGRLRDYTILMPPVGSVIRPYVDRYLLAHGMAELPHAIETVSDSFGHAFVEETNAVWVISEGVVTRDVAAGRLQPLPVDTSETRGAVGLTTREDAPANASLDILVRIVRDVTRSRAD, from the coding sequence TTGATCGAAACCCGCATCCGCTTCCGTCACCTGCACACCTTTATCGAGGTGGCGCGCCATAATTCCGTCGGCCGCGCCGCGCGAGTGATGGGCGTGACCCAGCCGGCGGTCACCAAGACCATCCGCGAACTTGAAGACATTCTGGGCAAGGAGCTCCTCGAAAAGGAGGGGCGCGGCGTGCGCATCACCCGTTATGGCGAGGTTTTTCTGCGCCACGCCGGCGCTTCGGTCGCCGCTGTCCAGAACGGGATCGACAGTTTAAGCCGGGTCAATGCCGGCCCACCCGTTCGTATCGGCGCCCTCCCCACCGTATCGGCGCGCATCATGCCGCTGGCCATGCAGCGGTTCCTTTCCGAACGCACCGACAGCCCGGTCAGGATCGTCACGGGCGAGAACCAGGTCCTGCTCGAGCAATTGCGCACCGGAACGCTCGATTTGGTCATCGGCAGGCTCGCTGCACCTGAACAGATGAGCGGCCTGAGGTTCGAATATCTCTATTCGGAGCAGGTCCGCTTCATCGTCCGCAACGGCCACCCGCTGCTCACCGATATCCATTTCGATTTCGGTCGGCTTCGAGATTATACCATCCTCATGCCACCGGTGGGCTCGGTGATCCGGCCATATGTGGACCGCTATCTCCTCGCGCACGGCATGGCCGAACTGCCCCACGCGATCGAAACCGTTTCCGATTCCTTCGGCCACGCCTTTGTCGAGGAAACGAACGCCGTCTGGGTGATTTCCGAGGGCGTCGTCACCCGCGATGTAGCCGCCGGGCGCCTGCAGCCTCTGCCGGTCGATACCAGCGAAACCCGCGGCGCAGTGGGACTTACCACGCGCGAGGACGCGCCGGCCAATGCTTCGCTCGATATTCTGGTCCGCATCGTGCGCGATGTTACCCGATCGCGTGCAGACTGA
- a CDS encoding helix-turn-helix domain-containing protein: MNAIPTYALYGENESSGESWLHWETITSRSRLHGFRISAHRHDLLHQILYLRSGHATVMLDGETFEVAPPALIIVPPLTVHSFVFSTDVDGFVLTFFAQDVKTALGEIGPAADSLLRPRILKPIEAIVDAPELEQAVKRLVAEADRGAPGQVAALRARLSLLLVAAHRLDLAAAQQAGDHRDAAERHAHQFLSLVDQHFRDTRRVGFYSGKLGITPTHLNRICRQVLGLSALAVIERRVLLEARRYLQFSGLSIKEIGIVLGYPDPAYFSRFFSQRVGQGPQALRDSISLHAIG; encoded by the coding sequence ATGAACGCCATACCGACCTACGCCCTTTATGGCGAGAACGAAAGCAGCGGCGAGAGCTGGCTGCATTGGGAAACGATCACCTCGCGCTCGCGCCTGCACGGCTTCCGCATCTCGGCGCATCGGCACGATCTGCTGCACCAGATTCTCTATTTGAGAAGCGGGCATGCCACGGTGATGCTCGACGGTGAAACCTTCGAGGTTGCCCCGCCGGCACTGATCATCGTGCCGCCGCTCACCGTCCACAGCTTTGTCTTTTCCACCGATGTCGACGGGTTCGTGCTCACCTTCTTTGCCCAGGATGTCAAAACCGCCCTGGGCGAAATCGGTCCGGCCGCCGATAGCCTGTTGCGTCCCCGTATTCTCAAGCCGATCGAAGCGATCGTCGACGCGCCGGAGCTCGAGCAGGCGGTGAAGCGTTTGGTGGCCGAGGCCGATCGCGGTGCGCCAGGGCAGGTGGCGGCACTCCGCGCGCGGCTCTCATTGCTGCTTGTGGCCGCGCACCGGCTCGATCTGGCGGCGGCGCAGCAGGCGGGCGATCACCGTGATGCCGCCGAGCGACATGCGCACCAGTTCCTGTCGCTGGTGGATCAGCATTTCCGGGATACGCGCCGGGTCGGGTTTTATTCCGGCAAACTGGGGATCACGCCAACCCATCTCAACCGCATTTGTCGGCAGGTGCTGGGACTATCGGCGCTTGCGGTGATCGAGCGGCGGGTGCTGCTCGAAGCTCGACGCTACCTTCAGTTTTCCGGTCTGAGCATCAAGGAGATCGGCATCGTGTTGGGATATCCTGATCCCGCCTATTTCAGCCGCTTCTTTTCCCAACGCGTGGGGCAGGGGCCGCAGGCATTGCGCGATTCCATCAGTCTGCACGCGATCGGGTAA
- the pobA gene encoding 4-hydroxybenzoate 3-monooxygenase, translating into MRTQVAIIGAGPAGLTLGRLLERAGIDAIIIEQRSADYVLGRIRAGVLEQSSVDLLRDLGVNARMDAEGIPHDGVELSFDGDMLRINFHELVGRRVMVYGQTEVTRDLMEARAASGARSIYEASDVAIHDFDGKRPRVSFKKDGQNHEIECDFVAGCDGFHGVSRASVPADAISIFERVYPFGWLGILVDQPPVAEELIYAHHARGFALCSMRSHTRSRYYIQVDSSEKVENWSDDRFWDELRNRINPEIAERLQTGASIEKSIAPLRSFVAEPVRFGRLFLTGDAAHIVPPTGAKGLNMAIHDVSVLASALEEFYAEQSKAGIDAYSPTVLENTWRTERFSWWMTQLLHTFPDSGDFGRRIQRADFDYLRASRIARQSLAENYTGFRV; encoded by the coding sequence ATGCGCACTCAGGTTGCGATCATCGGGGCTGGCCCTGCCGGCCTCACGCTCGGCCGGCTACTCGAAAGAGCCGGTATCGATGCGATAATCATCGAACAGCGCAGTGCCGATTACGTACTCGGCCGCATTCGCGCCGGCGTCCTCGAGCAAAGTTCCGTCGACCTTCTGCGTGATCTCGGAGTCAATGCCCGGATGGATGCAGAGGGCATTCCTCACGACGGCGTGGAGCTTTCGTTCGACGGCGACATGCTGCGCATCAATTTCCACGAACTCGTGGGCCGTCGCGTCATGGTCTATGGGCAGACTGAAGTAACTCGCGATCTGATGGAAGCGCGCGCAGCGTCGGGAGCCCGATCGATCTATGAGGCGAGCGACGTCGCCATTCACGATTTCGATGGCAAGCGTCCTCGTGTCAGCTTCAAGAAAGACGGCCAGAACCATGAAATCGAATGCGATTTCGTGGCCGGGTGTGACGGCTTCCACGGCGTTTCGCGGGCCAGTGTTCCGGCCGATGCGATTTCGATCTTCGAGCGTGTCTACCCTTTCGGGTGGCTCGGTATTCTGGTCGACCAACCGCCCGTCGCCGAGGAACTGATCTACGCCCACCATGCTCGCGGCTTTGCGTTGTGCTCGATGCGGTCCCATACGCGTTCGCGCTACTACATCCAGGTGGATTCGAGCGAAAAGGTCGAGAATTGGTCGGACGATCGGTTCTGGGACGAATTGCGCAACCGGATCAATCCCGAGATCGCCGAGAGGCTCCAGACCGGCGCCTCGATCGAGAAATCCATCGCCCCGCTGCGCAGCTTCGTTGCCGAGCCGGTACGCTTTGGCCGGCTGTTTCTGACCGGCGATGCCGCTCATATCGTGCCCCCGACCGGAGCCAAGGGTCTCAATATGGCCATTCACGACGTGAGCGTTCTGGCCAGCGCTCTGGAGGAGTTTTACGCCGAGCAATCCAAGGCCGGAATCGATGCTTACTCGCCAACCGTTCTGGAGAACACCTGGCGCACCGAGCGGTTCTCCTGGTGGATGACGCAATTGCTCCACACCTTTCCCGACAGCGGGGATTTCGGCCGACGTATCCAACGCGCCGATTTCGACTATCTCCGCGCGTCCCGCATCGCTCGCCAATCGCTCGCCGAAAATTACACCGGTTTTCGCGTTTAG
- a CDS encoding cytochrome c oxidase assembly protein, translating to MNLSDPYCGPAPLPADLWSRWVFDPVAALLIAVLFCGWLLIGRRDRVGHLALASALGLIAIAFFSPLCALTTALFSARVVHHVILISVIAPLLAIALPWRDGPLLPLAPLTILGALVVWIWHAPSAYEWAIYGTLPYWLMQVTLLGSSWFLWREVLSPLARAGGALIALTAFVGQMGLLGALLVFSPFPVYTPHLSTTAPYGLSALADQQLAGLLMWVPAMLPYLAVGLWLVLRLANGLPNTRRSGLAR from the coding sequence ATGAACTTAAGCGATCCCTATTGTGGTCCGGCGCCGCTTCCCGCGGACCTTTGGTCCCGGTGGGTGTTCGATCCGGTTGCGGCGCTTTTGATAGCGGTCCTGTTCTGCGGCTGGCTGCTGATCGGGCGACGGGATAGGGTCGGCCATCTAGCGCTCGCCAGCGCACTTGGCCTGATCGCCATTGCATTCTTTTCTCCCCTCTGCGCCCTTACGACCGCGCTTTTTTCGGCGCGTGTGGTCCATCACGTTATCCTCATCAGTGTCATCGCGCCGCTTTTGGCCATCGCACTCCCATGGCGGGACGGACCATTGCTCCCGCTGGCTCCGCTCACCATTCTCGGCGCCCTCGTTGTCTGGATCTGGCATGCGCCGAGCGCCTATGAATGGGCGATTTACGGCACCCTTCCCTATTGGCTTATGCAGGTCACCCTGCTTGGCTCCTCCTGGTTCCTATGGCGCGAGGTGCTTTCACCATTGGCCCGCGCCGGCGGCGCGCTGATCGCACTGACTGCATTTGTGGGCCAGATGGGACTGCTTGGCGCTCTGCTCGTTTTCAGCCCATTCCCTGTCTATACGCCCCATCTGAGCACCACGGCGCCTTACGGCCTGTCCGCGCTTGCCGACCAGCAGCTTGCCGGACTGCTAATGTGGGTGCCGGCCATGCTCCCTTACCTGGCTGTCGGGCTCTGGCTGGTATTGCGGCTTGCCAACGGCCTGCCGAACACGCGCAGGTCGGGTTTGGCTCGATGA
- a CDS encoding CopD family protein, with the protein MITVFKFVHIATISIWAAGLICLPFLFAQRKDVGHEAALHRLHAMVRFLYVVILSPTAFVAIGSGTVLVFLRSTFEPWFGLKLFFVGIMVLIHLLSGLLVLSLFDESARYSRLRYIAFTGGTLAVVSAILAVVLAKPEFDMNRLTPDWLAPGQLSEIAGGILGWDLQ; encoded by the coding sequence ATGATCACGGTTTTCAAGTTCGTCCACATCGCTACGATCTCGATCTGGGCCGCGGGATTGATCTGCCTGCCGTTCTTGTTCGCGCAGCGCAAGGACGTCGGGCACGAGGCGGCGCTTCATCGTCTGCACGCCATGGTGCGGTTTCTCTACGTCGTCATCCTGTCGCCAACCGCGTTTGTGGCAATCGGCAGCGGGACCGTGCTTGTCTTTCTGCGCTCGACATTCGAACCGTGGTTTGGCCTCAAGCTCTTTTTTGTGGGCATCATGGTGCTGATCCACCTCCTTTCGGGCCTGCTGGTGCTCTCCCTGTTCGACGAATCCGCACGCTATTCACGCCTGCGCTACATCGCGTTCACGGGGGGGACGCTTGCGGTGGTTTCGGCGATTCTCGCCGTGGTGCTCGCCAAGCCCGAATTCGATATGAACCGGCTCACCCCCGACTGGCTGGCGCCGGGGCAGCTTTCCGAAATCGCGGGCGGCATCCTGGGGTGGGACTTGCAATGA
- the coxB gene encoding cytochrome c oxidase subunit II, giving the protein MKRRLLAALGLSPLVSGCTGSLSALDPAGPAADAVATLWWVMFWASIGLFVLVSGLLAAVWWRPGFGKSLSPTRWIVLGGLVMPGVLLTLLVGYALFTGERLLPVALADQPTRVAAHGVRWQWQFTYPDAPDSTATPVLHIPAGEPVDVLVTSGDVVHSFWVPRLAGKIDAIPGHQNIIRIQADRPGTYHGVCAEFCGGGHTDMRFIVQAHAPEDYRAVLSGGGQ; this is encoded by the coding sequence ATGAAGCGACGCCTGCTTGCCGCTCTCGGGCTTAGTCCGCTGGTATCCGGGTGCACTGGATCGTTGTCGGCGCTCGATCCGGCCGGACCTGCGGCGGATGCCGTTGCGACGCTCTGGTGGGTGATGTTCTGGGCATCGATCGGCCTCTTCGTGCTCGTTTCGGGCCTGCTCGCCGCCGTCTGGTGGCGGCCCGGGTTTGGGAAATCCCTTTCCCCCACGCGCTGGATCGTTCTCGGTGGCCTTGTCATGCCCGGCGTTCTGCTCACCCTCCTCGTGGGATACGCCCTGTTTACCGGCGAGCGGCTGCTGCCTGTGGCACTGGCCGATCAGCCGACCCGGGTTGCGGCACATGGCGTGCGCTGGCAATGGCAGTTCACCTATCCCGATGCGCCCGACAGCACCGCCACGCCCGTTCTGCACATCCCGGCAGGCGAACCTGTCGACGTTCTCGTGACCAGCGGCGACGTCGTTCATTCCTTCTGGGTGCCGCGTCTCGCAGGCAAGATCGATGCTATTCCGGGGCACCAGAACATCATCCGCATCCAGGCGGACCGGCCGGGCACCTACCATGGCGTGTGCGCCGAATTCTGTGGCGGCGGGCATACGGACATGCGCTTTATCGTCCAAGCGCATGCTCCCGAGGATTATCGTGCCGTTCTGAGCGGGGGCGGCCAATGA
- the ctaD gene encoding cytochrome c oxidase subunit I — MTEFPPPSERLSPIRLHKALERAWGTGRGWHRLAAVNHTTMGKRFMLAAFVFFAIGGVLAMLIRTQLATPNSAFVGPDIYNQLFSMHGTVMMFLFAIPMLEGLAIYLLPKMLGARDMAFPRLSAYGFWCYIFGGTIVVASMLFGVAPDSGWFMYTPLSSQPYSPGINSDIWLLGITFVEISALSAAVEITVSILKLRAPGMSLDRMPLFAWYMLITALMMVFGFPPLILGSILLELERAFGLPFFDPTRGGDPLLWQHLFWLFGHPEVYIIFLPAAGALSTIIPVFAQRPIVGYHIIIAAITALAFLSFGLWVHHMFTVGIPHLALAFFSAASALVAIPTAVQIFAWLATLAHGKPRFDIPMLYVAGFFLIFVIGGLTGVMLAMVPFDQQAHDSYFVVAHLHYVLVGGFVFPMLAAVYFWLPHITGRESVHRISVPAFWLIFVGFNLTFFMMHLTGLMGMPRRVYTYPSNFGWDWLNLLSSVGGFILTMGFALFAVDMVLQFRFGRRFSRNGWKARTLDWAMPTRPASYGFASLPSVDRRADDIDPDPLAAELAAGKGYLGFVRDNRMETLAVDMTTGRLEHLVMLPKPTFLPLISAALTGMAVLAMLFKVYILAILFAAATVGSFLFWSAAMGSRTDSGLVPVGRGESAPLDIEVERPSQWWAMVFALAANGTLFVSLLFGTLYLWLVAPGWPPAEIVAPDLWLWLTAPALISASIAWRFGSGISQRGGNFIPAAILALVLDAAAIAVVFLKLTGISDPTQHAHLATSAALLGYAALHAAAGLVFSINALMKNAQGHVSARRGLALRLASLWHDYTAVTGVAVVAMIALMPGLIGALAGVR, encoded by the coding sequence ATGACGGAATTTCCGCCGCCTTCCGAGCGCCTTTCTCCCATCCGCCTGCACAAGGCCCTGGAGCGTGCGTGGGGAACCGGTCGGGGCTGGCACCGGCTGGCCGCCGTCAATCACACGACGATGGGCAAGCGCTTCATGCTCGCCGCTTTCGTGTTCTTCGCCATCGGTGGCGTGCTGGCCATGCTGATCCGCACCCAGCTTGCCACACCCAATTCTGCGTTCGTGGGACCGGATATCTACAACCAGCTTTTTTCCATGCACGGCACGGTGATGATGTTCCTGTTCGCCATACCGATGCTGGAGGGCTTGGCGATCTACCTTCTGCCCAAGATGCTCGGAGCGCGGGACATGGCTTTCCCGCGCCTCTCGGCCTACGGGTTCTGGTGCTATATTTTCGGCGGCACGATCGTCGTTGCATCCATGCTGTTTGGCGTTGCGCCCGACAGCGGCTGGTTCATGTATACCCCGCTATCGTCCCAGCCCTATTCGCCGGGAATCAACTCCGACATCTGGCTTTTGGGGATCACTTTCGTCGAAATCTCGGCCTTGTCGGCCGCTGTCGAAATCACCGTCTCGATTCTGAAACTTCGGGCGCCGGGCATGTCGCTCGATCGCATGCCGCTTTTTGCCTGGTACATGCTGATCACGGCGCTGATGATGGTATTCGGTTTCCCGCCGCTGATCCTGGGTTCGATCCTCCTCGAACTGGAGCGCGCCTTCGGACTGCCATTCTTCGACCCCACGCGCGGCGGTGATCCGCTGCTCTGGCAGCACCTGTTCTGGCTGTTCGGGCACCCCGAAGTCTATATCATCTTCCTGCCCGCCGCCGGAGCGCTCTCGACCATCATCCCGGTTTTCGCCCAGCGGCCGATCGTGGGCTATCACATCATCATTGCCGCCATTACCGCCCTCGCCTTTCTGTCATTCGGGCTATGGGTGCACCACATGTTCACAGTGGGCATTCCGCACCTGGCGCTGGCGTTCTTTTCAGCGGCGAGCGCGCTTGTGGCCATTCCCACCGCCGTACAGATCTTTGCCTGGCTGGCCACGCTCGCCCATGGAAAACCGCGCTTCGACATTCCCATGCTTTATGTGGCGGGTTTTTTCCTCATCTTCGTGATCGGCGGGTTGACCGGGGTGATGCTGGCGATGGTGCCTTTCGACCAGCAGGCCCATGACAGCTATTTCGTGGTCGCCCACCTTCACTATGTTCTGGTTGGAGGGTTCGTCTTTCCCATGCTGGCAGCAGTCTATTTCTGGCTGCCGCACATCACCGGGCGCGAGTCGGTGCACCGCATTTCGGTGCCGGCATTTTGGCTAATTTTCGTAGGGTTTAACCTGACATTCTTTATGATGCACCTTACCGGGCTCATGGGAATGCCGCGCCGGGTCTATACCTATCCCTCGAACTTCGGCTGGGATTGGCTGAACCTGCTTTCGAGCGTCGGCGGATTTATTCTTACCATGGGGTTCGCGCTGTTTGCCGTCGACATGGTGCTGCAATTCCGCTTCGGGCGGCGCTTCAGCCGCAATGGCTGGAAGGCGCGGACGCTCGATTGGGCGATGCCCACGCGACCGGCCTCTTATGGCTTTGCCTCACTTCCGAGCGTCGATCGACGCGCCGATGACATAGATCCCGATCCGCTGGCGGCTGAACTGGCGGCGGGCAAAGGCTATCTCGGCTTCGTGCGCGACAATCGCATGGAAACCCTCGCGGTGGACATGACCACCGGTCGGCTCGAGCATCTGGTCATGCTCCCCAAACCGACCTTCCTGCCGCTGATCTCGGCGGCTCTGACCGGAATGGCCGTACTGGCCATGCTGTTCAAGGTCTATATCCTCGCCATTCTTTTTGCGGCCGCGACGGTGGGGAGCTTCCTGTTCTGGTCCGCAGCTATGGGATCAAGAACCGATAGTGGCCTGGTGCCGGTGGGACGCGGCGAATCCGCACCCCTGGATATCGAGGTCGAGCGCCCGTCACAGTGGTGGGCGATGGTCTTCGCGCTTGCGGCAAACGGCACTCTCTTCGTTTCGCTCCTCTTTGGCACACTCTATCTCTGGCTCGTCGCTCCCGGTTGGCCACCTGCCGAGATCGTTGCTCCCGATCTGTGGCTTTGGCTCACCGCTCCCGCACTCATTTCTGCAAGTATAGCGTGGCGTTTCGGGAGCGGGATAAGTCAGCGAGGCGGCAATTTCATCCCGGCGGCCATTCTCGCCCTTGTCCTGGATGCGGCGGCAATTGCCGTTGTTTTTCTAAAACTTACCGGCATTTCAGATCCCACTCAACACGCCCATCTGGCAACCAGTGCCGCCCTGCTCGGCTATGCCGCATTGCATGCGGCGGCAGGATTGGTGTTCTCGATCAACGCCTTGATGAAGAACGCTCAAGGCCATGTCTCCGCCCGGCGCGGACTGGCTTTGCGCCTGGCTTCGCTGTGGCACGACTATACGGCAGTGACCGGAGTTGCGGTGGTTGCGATGATCGCGCTGATGCCGGGGTTGATCGGTGCGCTGGCGGGGGTGAGATGA
- a CDS encoding DUF2231 domain-containing protein codes for MERDAQSAVAVAGHPVHAMMVHFPIALVFATLGTDIFYWWTADPFWVRAGVWSAGFAFWFGVAAGIAGTAELVLVPGIRGRVGSWTHAIAAMALLAIAGTNWGVRLADPDAVLPFGLALSLLAGIFTGLAGWHGGKLVFDHGIGIMVDPNA; via the coding sequence ATGGAGCGCGACGCCCAATCGGCGGTCGCGGTCGCCGGCCATCCCGTCCACGCCATGATGGTGCATTTCCCCATCGCGCTGGTGTTCGCCACGCTGGGCACTGACATCTTCTACTGGTGGACAGCCGATCCCTTTTGGGTGCGGGCCGGCGTCTGGTCGGCGGGCTTTGCTTTCTGGTTCGGCGTTGCCGCCGGCATCGCCGGCACTGCGGAACTGGTCCTGGTCCCCGGCATCCGCGGCCGGGTCGGCAGTTGGACCCACGCCATCGCCGCCATGGCGCTATTGGCCATCGCCGGCACCAATTGGGGCGTGCGCCTCGCCGATCCTGACGCCGTCCTGCCATTCGGATTGGCGCTCTCGCTGCTCGCGGGCATCTTTACCGGCCTTGCAGGGTGGCATGGCGGCAAGCTCGTTTTCGACCACGGCATCGGTATCATGGTGGACCCCAACGCGTGA
- a CDS encoding PAS domain S-box protein, whose translation MMGQDRNDESTAMRVADVSDGEERFRLIVENARDYAIFTTDRDGNIDSWPPGAANVFGWNSEDILGKSGALLFVPEDRESGAHWQELQTALSRGYAPDVRWHQHRSGSRVYIEGSVWPLKDTEGSPKGFLKIGQDMTLRRQHEIALMESEERFRLLATTVPHLVFRSTTEGKRTWASPQWAAYTGMSNEQSEGYGWLDAIHPDDRHLALKKWEEAGEDGENYYGEHRIRRERDGMYRWHQTRAVPIRAGAGGPQEWVGSAADIHDMRVMQERQGILVGELQHRTRNLLAVVRSIASQTASMVDSLPDFVRAFDSRLGALSRVQGLLSRAEGDAVTVESLVRMELGAVTEDWERVKLTGPRILVGDGTLQTLTLVIHELSTNTVRHGGLADPQGRVDIEWFRRDGGDDAMLVIEWREKFSPRFPDPARIRGFGRQLIEEAIPYQLGASTRFVLEPTSLHCVLTLPLDPQDQ comes from the coding sequence ATGATGGGCCAGGACCGCAACGACGAAAGCACGGCGATGCGGGTGGCGGACGTGTCTGACGGAGAAGAGCGGTTTCGTCTGATCGTCGAGAACGCTCGCGATTATGCCATTTTCACCACCGACCGCGACGGCAATATCGACAGTTGGCCTCCTGGAGCCGCCAATGTCTTCGGCTGGAATTCCGAGGATATATTGGGCAAGTCCGGCGCGCTGCTGTTCGTCCCCGAAGATCGGGAGAGTGGCGCTCATTGGCAGGAACTCCAGACCGCCTTGAGCCGTGGCTATGCGCCCGACGTGCGTTGGCATCAGCATCGGTCGGGCTCGCGCGTCTATATCGAGGGCAGCGTATGGCCGCTCAAGGACACGGAGGGGTCTCCAAAAGGTTTCCTCAAAATCGGCCAGGATATGACCCTGCGCCGTCAGCACGAAATCGCTCTCATGGAAAGCGAGGAGCGCTTTCGCCTGCTGGCAACGACCGTCCCCCATCTGGTCTTCCGTTCCACCACGGAAGGCAAGCGGACATGGGCTTCTCCCCAATGGGCTGCCTATACGGGCATGTCCAACGAGCAATCGGAAGGCTATGGCTGGCTCGATGCCATCCATCCTGACGATCGGCATCTGGCGCTCAAGAAATGGGAGGAGGCGGGAGAGGACGGGGAAAATTACTACGGCGAACACAGGATCCGTCGTGAGCGCGACGGCATGTATCGCTGGCATCAGACCCGGGCCGTCCCCATCCGCGCCGGCGCCGGAGGTCCGCAGGAATGGGTAGGATCGGCTGCCGATATCCACGATATGCGCGTAATGCAGGAACGACAGGGCATCCTGGTCGGAGAGTTGCAGCATCGCACCCGGAACCTTCTGGCCGTAGTCCGCTCCATCGCTTCGCAAACCGCCTCCATGGTGGATTCTCTCCCCGATTTCGTGCGCGCTTTCGATAGTCGACTGGGCGCGCTCTCCCGCGTGCAGGGCCTGCTCTCACGCGCCGAGGGCGACGCGGTGACCGTGGAATCGCTGGTGCGGATGGAACTGGGGGCAGTCACCGAGGACTGGGAGCGGGTAAAGCTCACGGGCCCGCGTATCCTTGTCGGCGACGGCACCCTGCAGACCCTGACGCTCGTCATCCATGAGCTCAGCACCAACACCGTCCGCCACGGCGGGCTGGCCGACCCCCAGGGCAGGGTGGATATCGAGTGGTTCCGGCGCGACGGTGGCGATGACGCCATGCTCGTCATCGAGTGGCGTGAGAAATTCTCCCCCCGTTTTCCCGATCCCGCCCGAATACGCGGCTTCGGCCGACAATTGATCGAAGAAGCAATTCCCTATCAGTTGGGCGCATCGACCCGTTTCGTGCTCGAACCCACATCGCTGCACTGCGTCCTGACCCTCCCGCTCGATCCGCAGGACCAATAG
- a CDS encoding response regulator, producing the protein MNPNEDTASDIAGKCVLVVEDDYVLAREVCNDLKSHGVHVLGPAPTVHYANLIIGKRRLDGAILDIKLFGEEVYELVDVLTARGVPIVFATAYQDDRIDARYRSVDTLHKPLDLAHLRRKVAAFRPQAPSNLRQPVEPVIRPSVVRSSETVQDRWARLLFEVMHGNA; encoded by the coding sequence ATGAATCCGAATGAAGACACTGCATCCGATATAGCCGGCAAATGCGTGCTGGTCGTCGAGGACGACTATGTGCTGGCGCGCGAGGTCTGCAACGACCTCAAAAGCCACGGCGTTCACGTGCTTGGGCCGGCGCCCACGGTTCATTATGCGAACCTCATCATCGGCAAACGACGCCTCGACGGCGCCATTCTCGACATCAAACTGTTCGGCGAAGAAGTCTACGAGCTGGTCGACGTGCTGACGGCTCGCGGCGTCCCCATCGTCTTTGCCACCGCCTATCAGGACGATCGGATCGATGCGCGCTACCGCTCGGTCGATACGCTGCACAAGCCGCTCGATCTGGCGCATCTGCGGCGCAAGGTGGCGGCGTTCCGCCCGCAAGCCCCCTCCAACCTGAGACAGCCGGTAGAACCGGTTATACGGCCAAGCGTTGTGCGGTCTTCCGAAACAGTGCAGGATCGTTGGGCACGCCTGCTTTTTGAGGTCATGCACGGCAACGCCTGA
- a CDS encoding response regulator, whose translation MASANPALSGKAIMIVEDEYLIAINIEVALEELGARIIGPFSRVEDALEALKGRDFLPDAAVLDINVRGRPVFPVAERLAERSIPFVFATGYDHWAIPPALSHVRRFEKPTDPVVLGEVLAGYLAARDSSGVA comes from the coding sequence ATGGCATCGGCCAACCCAGCACTGTCGGGGAAAGCCATCATGATTGTCGAAGACGAATATCTGATCGCGATCAATATCGAAGTGGCGCTCGAGGAATTGGGCGCGCGGATCATTGGGCCGTTTTCCCGCGTCGAAGACGCTTTGGAAGCGCTCAAGGGGCGGGATTTCCTGCCTGATGCGGCGGTCCTCGACATTAACGTCCGCGGCCGTCCGGTCTTTCCGGTCGCCGAGCGTCTGGCGGAGCGAAGCATTCCGTTCGTCTTCGCCACGGGTTACGACCACTGGGCCATTCCACCCGCGCTCTCCCACGTAAGGCGGTTTGAGAAGCCCACCGACCCGGTGGTCCTTGGAGAAGTTCTCGCCGGCTATCTGGCCGCACGAGACAGTTCGGGGGTTGCATGA